The genomic stretch AACCAACTATGTAAATGTAATTAATGTATACATCTTTTGAAGATATCACACTACAGCAACAGTCTTCAACAGCTTCACCTTCTTTTCCACCTCCACAACACCAACATTCTGATCACAGCCTCTTTATGTAGACCACGAGATCCAAGAACACCGACGACCAAAACCTGCAATCAAACACGAGAACAAGCAAGAGTCGATGCAGGTATGACTCAACATCCAAGGTCACCTAGTTACCTTTAACCACCTATGGTTCAAAGGCCGGGACCTGATCCATGGGAGCACGAAAGGCTCGATACACGGTCCTATCAACAATACTCCTATACGCATCCTGCTCCCTCTTCTTGAGCAGGTACGACATGCTCGTCTCAACGTCAGACCTGATCTCCAAGTAGAGCTCTCGCGCCTTTTCTCTGTCCTTGAGCATCTCCTTCTTTCCCTTGGTCGGAATCGGCTTCCCAAATAGGTAGTACAGCCGCCCGGGAATCTTTGGCAAGAGCCCGGGGATATACAGCTCTTGATTCGCGACCTCACCACTCATCCCGGCCCTACAGCAACCGAGATATCAGCTATCAGCTTCGACATGTTACAACAGAAAGGTAAGGCCTGCATACCTGACGTTAAATTGTTGAGCCTTCTCGTTGTTCCTTCGCATTTGGTCACTCAGATACGGGATCTTCATCAAGTCATCATAGTCAAGGACTAACTGCCGATAAGAAAATTTGGTCGTACACATTAAGTTTGTTAGCTTTTGGTCCCGAACATTATATCTTGGTCCATATTTAAAGGTTCCATCAAAATTTAACGGCCAAGCGCGTTTAAAAGTCCAAATTGGGCAAATGTACGAGACCAATTTTAAACTTTAGTATGTGGAAAAATGCAAGGCTAGTGATACTCATCATTGATAGGCAAAACTTGTTAGCTGATAATATCACAAAAAGTACCTCAGCTAGGTCGTCCTCTCCGATGACTCCAAATGGCACGATTGTGGCTTCGAATCGTGCAGCCATCCTCACAAACTCCGGCTGGTCCGGCCAGAACAGTTTATACTCTTCACCCTGATCATCAAAGTTCCACATTGAAAGCATAATTAAAACGGTGATATCTTGACATTGTTACAAACATGTTTATGAAGAAAAACGAAATAACACAGCACATACGATACGAACCTTCCTGTGGAGAGCCTCTCGAGCACCACCGGGATACAGCAGTACGTGAGATTTTGTCTTGAACAGCTTGAAAAGATTGCTTGCGCTAACAGGTAGTGCGCCATATAACCGGATGGTGTCATTAAACGAAAACTCCTTGCTCTCGCTTTCAACAAGATCTGAGAACAAAGTCGGATGTGCTATGCCACGAACCAAGATCTTCTTCTCTCGCAGAAACTGTTCGACTAATGGTGAGAGTTCTAAACCCATAAGCATGTGATAACCAACCAACAAGACTGGACCTTCCTCGGGAACTCCGGCTAGGCCTCTCACTATCTTCCCGTCTTCCGTAGTAGACAAGAACACAGGACCAGTGAAATTCCGAAGGAATCTGTCCAAATATAGAAGAATGTTTCACTATTTACTCTGAAAAACACAAGGATAAAGAATTGTGTTGGTATATTACCCGTTTCCCTCGACTGCTTGCTTGAACTCGGATTTACTAGGAGGTACGAAATCCATCACATAATCAAGGTTTCTGGACCTACGGTACGTGCCAGTACCTTTTATAATAGTCAATAGATTAACACCATCCTCCTGCAAAAAACAAGAAATAGTGTTTCAAAACACTTGAATCGTTAATCTTATGCCAACGGTTTCTCAGCCATTTGGTCAAGAAACGTAATTTCCATTGTCTAGCATCTAAATCGGTCCTCTAAACATAGCAAAGTGTGACGCAACACGGTCTTATACATCTATGAAGAAACCAGGATAATATCCTCACCTACCAATAATATCGTGTGCCCGTTGTCTTTGAAGTATCGTACGTTGCAATTTTTCAGTGACTTTAAGAGCCTCCAAGCTTCGTCTTTACTGGGAAGCATGGCATCCTTGCCACTGATATGCATGACCCGTCAATAATTCAATGACTCGGAAAATATAATGTGCACAAAAtcgaaaaagaagaagaatggtTGTCTGTTGTATCCTTTAGTTATAATATCGAGTAATAGAGAAAGATAGAGAACAAACCTAGCAAGAACAAGTACTTCAGCTTTAACGGCATGAAGACGAGAATTAGCATAAGCAGCACCGGTTTTCAACTGCTTCAGTTTCCAAAGCAGGGCTTCTTTTGGTATGATATCAGCCAAGCCCTATTAATGTTTCATTGAATAGGAGTTGGTATTAAGTTTTGAAAAACAAAATGCAGATTAGATCGAGCAAGAGCAACGATGTCCTTACAGAAAGACGAGGCAGCATAGCAGTGAGGTTGTTGGCTAACTGTTCGAAATATTGGGCTGGAGGGCCTGCTGTATCAATATTCACCGTAGCCATCTTCAGTGGATCACCTGGTTTTTGGAAGGTAGACAGTTTACAACTCAGAAAGCTTTGTTTCCAGAAAATTTTCGACTACTCGTTCCAGTGTAGTAAAGATATCCAAAACCAAAAGCACTGAGTAATTACCCATCACGAAGCTTAGGAGATAAGGAACTGCGTTATGAAGTTCGTTAGGCAATGCTTCCAGCAACGGTAGAAATGGCTGCAGCTGTGACCTCGCAAATGATGTTgctgaaaaattaaataatcagtTAAGCTTCCTATCGAACGAAGCATCTGAAAAAAGTTCGAATATGTTGGTTCTGAAACAGACCTGGATTAGCTAGTATCACGACAAGGTCGATATCAGGATTTCTTGCTGCAACTGCAAGAGCCAAGCATCCACCAAAGGAATCTCCCACCAGATAGATGGGCTTATTAGGAGACGAAGAGTGTTCGTCTCTCAAAGATCGTTCAACCCATACTACCAGCTCTAAGAGTTTATGAACAAAAGAGTGTTACTCATGTGAAACCATCATTGAAGACATTTTGATAAACGTGGATACCTTCAAATGGGGTTCGATCTTTCACGGGGATATGCATGCACCGAACATCAAAGACCCTACACCAACAAAAAGAACCATTGTAATGAACTACTGAGGCAAATTAAAGGGAGCAAGACACACAATGCTACCACTAATGCTTTCATTCTTAATGCAATCATAATAAGTTAAAAAAGCTCTCTTGCTTGGAACTGAGGtggtataatttataaatactaaaagaaaaattacaattCTTCAATGTATAGGATCATGAAAATTTGAACATCAAATGAGCTCATATACACTCTTTACACTTGCACAAAAACAACTAAATATATAGTATTGAAAAAATAACGTAGAGAAACATAATGAATAGAAATAAAAGAATTTGGAATTAGAATACAATTCTATATCAACTACTTAACCTTACCAAATAaaggatttgaaattgaattaaaatactACCATAACTTCAAATCCAGTTCCAACACCATTTCAGTTCCATGACAACTAAAAAAACATTAACAAAAATACTTACTTTCCAAGAGATTTATGGTGGAGAATAAGCCCAAGTCCAAGACCATCCATTCCTATAACAAAAGAGGAGCTtcaaaacatattttttaaGCACAAACAACAATCAATCTATCCCCACATACCCAAATCCTCATAGTAAAAAAGCATGAAATTCAGAAATCAAACAAACACCATTTACCAGGCAAGAAAAACAAGACAGGAGAGCCTCCCAAGTGGGGCCCACATGAGATTGGTGTGAACCACCGCACCGGCCCACCGTCcggtgatggggtacgtactaaacaaacCCAAAAGCAGTGACAGCTCAGctagcccaagaaagagttcagttcggcacaaccgaagagttcggcattaccaaagagttcggaggagttcggcattaccaaagagttcggcctcagcctacagctcggtaaaagccaaccaatcaagctcttctctcaggtcggcatcaagctctactctcagatcggcaaccaaagcagttcggtctcagtattcgaccgaacaaggagttagtggacccatgcaggatttccacaacttccaacacacccactaccacgtggcgtcaactcaggccacgatcttaggccatgacctacacgacctccacgacctagagtgatgatgtaagccacgatcttagttcaatgtataaatagaacttagatcagatagaaaagggttagaatctctctagagaaataatcatatagcaagtctgtgttgtaagctgtaattcgcagatcaagcaatacaaacctgcccccatttctccccgtggacgtagatttacctcagtaaatcgaaccacgtaaaattctctgtgtcgtaatttatttttacgagcattcatcatcatcaaaaattcgccgattcatcactggcgccgtctgtgggaaacagagaaccaaatttgtgataaagcaaatttttgaccattttttcaacccaaaaaatgcataccagatcgcagagtacccgtattcccgcccgtgagaaccaggaggaagccaatccatcccacaggtctggaaaacagcctagggataaatccaccaccagttagggctggcaattttcgacacgacacgataatccgacacgaatccgcacgaaattattgggttggggtcaagtcttattggatctgtgtccttatcgggttgacccattaagaacccgataatttcgggctGGGTttgggtcggatgcgggtcggatacgggtaacccattaagaaataatattattatttttattattattttaaaaattatatatttactttagttttttaatttcttataaattaggtttaaatagtataaaatgaattttaattgtgtaaattaggttaaaaattaaggtttaatcgtgtaatattaggttttaatcgtgtaatatcaggttcgggttgttatcgtgtcgtgtcaacccatattatatcgtgtcgataacgggttcgtgtcgggtgcgggtcgtgttcggatttgaaggtagcaggtcgggttcgtgttcggatttacagtttccttaacaggtcgggttcaggttaggccttattgggttgggtcattatcaggttgacccgataacgacccaatccgcacgatttgccagccctaccaccagttctcatggcgaagcaggatgagttcttagccttcctgcaaaagagccaacagacgaagacgaaaacggtagatTCTTCTTCCTCGTCCAGACATGAAAgccactaccgcagtagtaccgtgtcttccaggaagaagaatcctcaaccccgacacattcctgttcctcctcggtaccggaatcacaggagatctccatctcctccataccgaagagatgtcgggttcgccatgtacggagcattgaagactccgttctcggacgatatcacccgaactccccttccacagaactaccgaactccgtcgataacctatgacggactcgtggatcctcatgacttcctgggacgctatcagtataatatggcgaaccaaggtctcaatgaggtccatatgtgcaagctgttccccgagctgcttatcgggaacgccagaaggtggttcgacagccttcctcaaggcagcattagatcctaccgagatctgatggatgctttccacaggaggttctttcagaaagcggaagcccggaatacttcggctcagctgctttctatacgtcaaggtcgcgacgaaaagatcagcgacttcctgacgagattccata from Salvia splendens isolate huo1 chromosome 4, SspV2, whole genome shotgun sequence encodes the following:
- the LOC121800116 gene encoding acyltransferase-like protein At1g54570, chloroplastic isoform X2, which codes for MGAGMDGLGLGLILHHKSLGKVFDVRCMHIPVKDRTPFEELVVWVERSLRDEHSSSPNKPIYLVGDSFGGCLALAVAARNPDIDLVVILANPATSFARSQLQPFLPLLEALPNELHNAVPYLLSFVMGDPLKMATVNIDTAGPPAQYFEQLANNLTAMLPRLSGLADIIPKEALLWKLKQLKTGAAYANSRLHAVKAEVLVLASGKDAMLPSKDEAWRLLKSLKNCNVRYFKDNGHTILLEDGVNLLTIIKGTGTYRRSRNLDYVMDFVPPSKSEFKQAVEGNGFLRNFTGPVFLSTTEDGKIVRGLAGVPEEGPVLLVGYHMLMGLELSPLVEQFLREKKILVRGIAHPTLFSDLVESESKEFSFNDTIRLYGALPVSASNLFKLFKTKSHVLLYPGGAREALHRKGEEYKLFWPDQPEFVRMAARFEATIVPFGVIGEDDLAELVLDYDDLMKIPYLSDQMRRNNEKAQQFNVRAGMSGEVANQELYIPGLLPKIPGRLYYLFGKPIPTKGKKEMLKDREKARELYLEIRSDVETSMSYLLKKREQDAYRSIVDRTVYRAFRAPMDQVPAFEP
- the LOC121800116 gene encoding acyltransferase-like protein At1g54570, chloroplastic isoform X1; this encodes MASTTVKSFSLSPPSFASNLERRAHFRHSVRCLSSKDSSTAALSLDESLKIGNGAVNGAVRERVGVGSDGPAVGEGKRREKKEREEVKLEPLWDDGYGSETVQDYLEYAGDVIKPDGGPVRWFTPISCGPHLGGSPVLFFLPGMDGLGLGLILHHKSLGKVFDVRCMHIPVKDRTPFEELVVWVERSLRDEHSSSPNKPIYLVGDSFGGCLALAVAARNPDIDLVVILANPATSFARSQLQPFLPLLEALPNELHNAVPYLLSFVMGDPLKMATVNIDTAGPPAQYFEQLANNLTAMLPRLSGLADIIPKEALLWKLKQLKTGAAYANSRLHAVKAEVLVLASGKDAMLPSKDEAWRLLKSLKNCNVRYFKDNGHTILLEDGVNLLTIIKGTGTYRRSRNLDYVMDFVPPSKSEFKQAVEGNGFLRNFTGPVFLSTTEDGKIVRGLAGVPEEGPVLLVGYHMLMGLELSPLVEQFLREKKILVRGIAHPTLFSDLVESESKEFSFNDTIRLYGALPVSASNLFKLFKTKSHVLLYPGGAREALHRKGEEYKLFWPDQPEFVRMAARFEATIVPFGVIGEDDLAELVLDYDDLMKIPYLSDQMRRNNEKAQQFNVRAGMSGEVANQELYIPGLLPKIPGRLYYLFGKPIPTKGKKEMLKDREKARELYLEIRSDVETSMSYLLKKREQDAYRSIVDRTVYRAFRAPMDQVPAFEP